In Deltaproteobacteria bacterium, a genomic segment contains:
- a CDS encoding Gfo/Idh/MocA family oxidoreductase, whose translation MDARKDPSIAVIGAGYWGKNLVRNFHALEALATVCDSNAETLASIRSQYPGAKTTASFAEVFADPSIKGVVIAAPAAQHAFLVRQALLADKDVLVEKPLALTEADGKMLVQLADQLGRILMIGHILWYHPTVLKLKELINQGELGRLQYIYSQRLNLGRIRREENILWSFAPHDISVMLGLVGEEPERVQAQGGYYLHPQVADVTVTCLTFPSGVAGHIFVSWLHPYKEQRLVVVGDRRMAVFNDLEPQDKLLLYPHSIEWRGNMPVPNAREAERVVLDSSGEPLHAECAHFLECIETRATPRTNGQEALRVLRVLQRCQEALENGRAPQARMNGPKEEAKPPQASNVFIHPTATVDDGAEIGSGTRVWHYCHIMPEARIGKNCSIGQNVYVARGVRVGNNVKLQNNVSLFEGVTLEDDVFCGPSMVFTNVINPRSEIERKNEYKPTLAKHGSTFGANCTIVCGLTIGEYAFIGAGAVVTKDVPDYALVVGNPGRIIGWMCQCGNRIGFLADNGVGKCRACEKPYRKNGQKVAPQ comes from the coding sequence ATGGATGCAAGAAAAGACCCAAGTATCGCCGTTATCGGCGCTGGCTACTGGGGGAAAAATCTGGTCCGTAACTTCCACGCACTTGAGGCGCTTGCGACCGTGTGCGACAGCAACGCAGAAACGCTAGCGAGTATTCGGTCTCAGTACCCCGGTGCGAAAACCACGGCATCGTTCGCGGAAGTCTTCGCAGACCCATCGATTAAGGGAGTAGTAATTGCGGCTCCTGCAGCGCAGCATGCTTTTTTAGTGCGTCAAGCGCTGCTTGCCGACAAGGATGTTCTGGTAGAGAAGCCGCTGGCGTTGACTGAAGCTGACGGCAAAATGCTTGTACAGCTTGCCGATCAACTTGGACGCATCTTAATGATAGGTCATATTCTCTGGTACCACCCCACCGTGCTGAAACTCAAGGAATTGATCAACCAGGGCGAACTTGGTCGTTTGCAGTACATTTATTCGCAGCGGTTAAATCTCGGACGTATCCGGCGCGAGGAAAATATTCTCTGGTCGTTCGCGCCACACGATATTTCGGTCATGCTCGGCTTAGTTGGAGAAGAGCCGGAGCGAGTGCAAGCACAGGGCGGATACTATCTTCATCCGCAAGTAGCAGACGTGACCGTTACGTGTTTGACGTTTCCGAGCGGCGTGGCGGGACATATATTCGTCTCCTGGCTGCATCCGTACAAAGAACAACGACTGGTGGTAGTTGGCGACCGCAGGATGGCGGTCTTCAACGATCTGGAACCGCAAGACAAATTGCTTCTCTATCCGCACTCGATTGAATGGCGTGGCAACATGCCGGTGCCCAACGCCAGAGAAGCCGAACGTGTAGTCCTTGATTCCTCCGGCGAACCCTTGCATGCGGAGTGTGCGCATTTCCTGGAATGCATCGAGACCCGCGCTACGCCACGGACGAATGGTCAAGAGGCGCTCCGTGTATTACGCGTGCTTCAGCGCTGCCAGGAGGCTTTGGAGAATGGACGGGCACCACAAGCAAGAATGAACGGCCCAAAGGAAGAAGCAAAACCGCCTCAGGCGAGCAACGTATTCATTCATCCAACCGCCACGGTGGATGATGGTGCCGAGATTGGTTCGGGCACGCGCGTCTGGCACTACTGCCACATTATGCCGGAAGCACGCATTGGTAAGAACTGTAGCATCGGCCAGAATGTCTATGTGGCTCGTGGAGTCCGGGTCGGCAACAATGTAAAACTACAGAATAACGTCTCCTTGTTTGAAGGAGTGACCCTGGAAGATGATGTGTTCTGTGGACCGTCGATGGTGTTTACCAATGTCATTAATCCTCGCAGTGAGATCGAACGCAAGAATGAATACAAGCCCACCCTGGCAAAGCATGGCTCGACGTTTGGCGCCAACTGTACCATCGTGTGCGGCTTGACCATTGGGGAATATGCCTTCATTGGTGCTGGTGCGGTGGTGACCAAAGACGTGCCCGATTATGCCTTGGTCGTAGGCAATCCTGGCAGGATCATTGGTTGGATGTGCCAGTGTGGGAATCGTATCGGCTTCCTGGCGGACAATGGCGTAGGAAAATGTCGAGCCTGTGAGAAGCCCTATCGGAAAAACGGACAGAAGGTGGCACCGCAATGA
- a CDS encoding DegT/DnrJ/EryC1/StrS family aminotransferase: MKVPLLDLKAQYATIREEIRAAIERVCESQHFILGPEVAALEAEIAAYCGARFAVGVSSGTDALLVALMALDIGPGDEVITTPYSFFATAGVIARVGARPVFVDIESKSFNIDTSLIAGQVTPRTKAIMPVHLFGRCVELDPVLEIAEKHNLAIIEDAAQAIGARDSKGRQAGTIGAMGCFSFFPSKNLGAFGDGGMVVTNDEALAERLKILRVHGGKPKYYHRLIGGNFRLDAIQAAVLRVKLKYLGKWTTGRRANADRYQAFFIEAGLSGLVKLSDDTSGHIYNQFVVRVPERDRLREFLEGQGVETEIYYPVPLHIQECFQCLGYRRGDFPQAEAAASESLALPIYPELTESQQYYVVNRIQEFYTR; this comes from the coding sequence ATGAAAGTGCCTCTGCTTGATTTGAAAGCGCAGTACGCTACCATTCGCGAAGAGATCCGCGCAGCAATTGAGCGCGTCTGTGAGTCGCAGCATTTCATCCTGGGACCAGAGGTGGCTGCTCTAGAAGCAGAAATCGCCGCCTATTGTGGGGCGCGCTTCGCGGTCGGGGTGTCGTCCGGTACTGATGCGTTGCTCGTTGCCCTTATGGCGCTTGATATCGGTCCTGGCGATGAAGTCATCACCACGCCGTATTCTTTTTTCGCCACTGCCGGTGTTATCGCTCGGGTGGGCGCGCGTCCGGTGTTTGTCGATATTGAATCCAAGTCGTTCAATATCGATACTTCCTTGATTGCCGGGCAGGTAACGCCGCGCACGAAAGCCATCATGCCGGTGCATCTGTTTGGTCGCTGCGTGGAGCTTGACCCTGTCTTGGAAATAGCCGAGAAACATAACCTTGCTATCATTGAAGACGCTGCTCAAGCCATCGGCGCGCGTGACAGCAAAGGACGGCAAGCTGGGACAATTGGCGCGATGGGCTGTTTCTCATTTTTCCCCAGCAAGAATCTGGGGGCGTTTGGCGATGGCGGTATGGTTGTTACTAACGACGAAGCATTAGCTGAGAGACTCAAGATTTTACGTGTGCATGGTGGGAAGCCAAAATACTACCATCGTCTTATCGGCGGCAACTTCCGGCTCGACGCGATTCAAGCTGCGGTCTTACGTGTCAAATTAAAGTATCTAGGTAAGTGGACGACTGGGCGCAGAGCTAACGCTGATCGCTATCAGGCGTTCTTTATAGAAGCGGGTTTATCTGGACTTGTAAAGCTATCAGACGACACGTCAGGACATATTTATAATCAATTCGTTGTGCGTGTTCCTGAGCGTGACCGGCTACGAGAGTTCCTCGAAGGACAAGGAGTGGAAACGGAAATCTACTATCCAGTGCCCCTGCACATCCAGGAATGTTTTCAATGTTTAGGATACCGAAGAGGAGACTTCCCTCAAGCGGAAGCGGCGGCGAGTGAGTCATTAGCATTGCCCATCTACCCCGAATTGACCGAGTCTCAGCAGTATTATGTCGTCAATCGGATCCAAGAGTTCTACACAAGATGA
- a CDS encoding polysaccharide biosynthesis C-terminal domain-containing protein — MIAQTVTGERVMDKRTNVQSLAFADARAFVIDTVVVAITQMLLKLRALVTLPLIVKLLGTEQYGIWAQTLVLIGFLGIAFSVNLHLPLVRFIAADRTQSRRVYGTLASATLASALGGGFLIYLFADTWGRLLLSGENLAPYVRVSVFLMLFGNLRLLNLNVYRATDRLKLRSVVELVTTSGELVGIYLLLWHGYGLLQVFLFMAVWEGAVVILLTCHIVTVIGWGMPEWRILVDALRYALPIIPTAFSQWILDRSDRFVIGYYLGAAAIGIYSANYALASLLMLFQTPFQMTLLSKVAALWDSNREGVRKYISLANKAFLTLAIPFVFGMPVLARGFLARFGNAEIATASGTITFLIALGVLFWGVSIMQIQIFYGAKRTGYVGSVTIIAALVNLVLNLLLVPSFGMSGAALATLISYAGLCLVYVWRSHNIMKLDFYGKYLLKCCIAALMMAIVLHWLSPSHTATLFEAGLVGGIVYFSVLLGLRAFAPSELELMCSFLRAPFWISKWKITDEQS, encoded by the coding sequence ATGATTGCACAAACTGTGACGGGCGAACGTGTAATGGATAAGCGAACGAACGTGCAAAGCCTCGCCTTTGCTGATGCGCGCGCGTTTGTCATCGACACCGTCGTCGTTGCTATCACCCAGATGCTGCTCAAGCTGCGCGCGCTCGTCACTCTCCCCTTAATCGTGAAACTGCTGGGGACGGAACAGTATGGCATCTGGGCGCAAACGCTGGTGCTCATCGGTTTCCTGGGGATTGCCTTCAGCGTCAATTTGCATCTTCCCCTCGTCCGTTTCATCGCTGCAGACCGCACCCAGAGCCGACGTGTCTATGGGACGCTGGCGAGCGCGACGCTGGCGAGCGCACTCGGCGGCGGATTCCTCATCTACCTGTTCGCCGACACCTGGGGTCGGTTGCTGTTGAGCGGAGAGAATCTTGCGCCGTATGTGCGTGTCAGTGTGTTCCTGATGCTTTTTGGCAACCTGCGGCTGCTGAACCTCAATGTGTACCGGGCAACCGACCGACTGAAGTTGCGATCGGTCGTTGAACTAGTCACGACCTCCGGAGAACTCGTCGGCATCTATCTGCTGTTATGGCACGGATATGGTTTGCTTCAGGTCTTTCTCTTTATGGCGGTCTGGGAAGGCGCAGTTGTGATTCTGCTGACATGCCATATCGTGACCGTTATCGGATGGGGAATGCCGGAGTGGCGTATTCTTGTCGATGCGCTTCGTTATGCTCTTCCCATCATCCCGACGGCTTTTTCACAGTGGATACTGGATCGTAGCGATCGCTTTGTCATTGGCTACTATCTGGGGGCAGCGGCTATCGGCATCTACTCGGCAAATTATGCCCTCGCCAGCCTGCTCATGCTCTTTCAGACGCCGTTCCAAATGACCCTCCTGTCAAAAGTCGCGGCACTCTGGGACTCCAACCGAGAAGGGGTAAGAAAGTATATTAGCCTGGCCAACAAGGCTTTCTTGACCCTGGCGATTCCCTTCGTTTTTGGCATGCCGGTTTTAGCGCGCGGGTTTCTTGCACGGTTCGGGAACGCAGAAATCGCGACAGCCAGCGGCACGATTACCTTTCTGATCGCCCTCGGCGTGCTGTTCTGGGGCGTGAGCATCATGCAGATCCAAATCTTTTACGGGGCGAAACGGACGGGATATGTGGGGTCGGTGACGATCATTGCAGCGCTTGTGAATCTCGTTTTGAACCTCCTGCTCGTGCCGTCCTTTGGCATGAGTGGCGCAGCGCTCGCAACGCTCATCTCGTATGCTGGGTTGTGCCTCGTCTATGTTTGGCGCAGTCACAATATTATGAAGTTGGACTTTTATGGCAAGTATCTGCTCAAATGTTGTATTGCCGCGCTGATGATGGCCATTGTCCTTCATTGGCTTTCTCCCTCGCATACCGCTACACTCTTCGAAGCCGGCCTTGTCGGAGGCATCGTTTATTTTAGCGTCTTACTGGGCCTACGAGCCTTTGCTCCATCAGAACTTGAACTGATGTGCAGTTTCTTGCGCGCACCGTTCTGGATTTCCAAATGGAAAATCACAGATGAGCAATCGTGA
- the wecB gene encoding UDP-N-acetylglucosamine 2-epimerase (non-hydrolyzing) has product MKIVTIVGARPQFIKAAPVSKALQQAGHQEFILHTGQHYDYQMSRIFFDELGIPEPKANLEIGSGPHGWQTGHMLTRIEEVLVAENPSWVLVYGDTNSTLAGALAAAKLHIPVAHVEAGLRSFNRHMPEEINRVLTDHISSLLFCPTETAARNLAQEGITTGVLLVGDVMYDALVHNLRIAEMRSTILEQLGLRPHDYLLATVHRAESTDHDENLQKLLRAFVEFAQSGQTVVFPVHPRTRKRLNALNMICHPRLLRIDPVSYLDMLALEKQAKVILTDSGGVQKEACWLGVPCVTLRTETEWVETVASGWNVLVGCDPDRIVEAVQRSRPIGQPPPLYGDGHAAARIVCSLQRVVSNISNN; this is encoded by the coding sequence ATGAAAATCGTTACTATTGTGGGAGCACGCCCGCAGTTCATCAAAGCGGCGCCAGTGAGTAAAGCACTGCAGCAAGCTGGACATCAGGAGTTTATTCTCCACACCGGGCAACACTACGACTATCAAATGTCCCGTATCTTTTTTGATGAACTAGGAATTCCAGAGCCAAAGGCGAACTTGGAAATCGGGTCTGGGCCTCACGGTTGGCAAACTGGCCACATGCTGACACGCATTGAAGAGGTGTTGGTGGCCGAGAACCCTAGTTGGGTGCTAGTCTACGGGGATACCAACTCAACTCTGGCTGGAGCTTTAGCCGCTGCTAAGTTGCATATTCCTGTGGCTCATGTCGAGGCCGGCCTGCGGAGCTTTAATCGCCACATGCCTGAAGAGATCAATCGGGTTTTGACCGATCACATTTCATCATTGCTTTTCTGTCCTACAGAGACGGCAGCCAGAAACTTAGCGCAGGAGGGAATCACCACGGGCGTCTTGCTTGTCGGTGATGTGATGTATGACGCTCTCGTGCATAACCTCCGGATTGCCGAAATGCGATCGACGATCCTAGAACAACTGGGATTGCGCCCTCACGACTATCTCTTGGCTACCGTCCATCGGGCCGAGAGCACGGATCACGATGAGAACCTGCAAAAGCTACTCCGTGCCTTTGTCGAGTTCGCCCAATCCGGGCAGACGGTCGTGTTCCCTGTCCACCCGCGCACGCGCAAGCGACTTAATGCCCTGAATATGATCTGCCATCCTCGCCTGTTGAGGATCGATCCGGTTTCCTATCTCGATATGCTGGCATTGGAAAAGCAGGCAAAAGTGATTCTGACCGACTCGGGCGGGGTACAGAAAGAAGCGTGTTGGTTAGGCGTGCCCTGCGTGACCTTGCGCACAGAGACTGAATGGGTAGAGACGGTGGCCTCGGGCTGGAATGTCCTGGTTGGCTGTGACCCGGACCGGATTGTCGAAGCGGTGCAGCGGTCCCGCCCGATTGGCCAACCCCCACCTTTGTATGGTGATGGTCATGCTGCGGCGCGCATTGTCTGCTCCTTGCAGAGAGTCGTAAGTAACATAAGTAACAATTGA
- a CDS encoding right-handed parallel beta-helix repeat-containing protein → MVPGDHATIQAAVDDLSCDPINVKAGTYTEEITIARDVTLKGVGGTSIIKAPGSFVNSPRAILHVTSGATATIEKFKITGPGPADDGDGLIGVFVDDGATATIRNNTITTIRPPGAAIGTSGNFFGVCVGSAAMSTTGTATIVKNTIGNYQGAGIVVDGTGSSATIGDNTVLGTGLHFDGQAVGHGIQISRGAGADVSHNRAHDNNYQSLTLSAGILVFDAGDSLVTLTHNTTLRNDIGIWVVGTDDAVIERNGARDSVYDGITLDNQNATDLGLAADETTDGHSVRNNSTTFNGGAGIAFFSSNNNTISDNTSSKNADAGLLLTCECDYTVNPFCAPGCGISSDFQLSAHDNTVSKNKENNGGFGIVDESTGGAGPGGVDNTYTPLIGANRNICKNNSFDNSSPDGLCQE, encoded by the coding sequence ATGGTGCCTGGGGATCATGCCACGATTCAAGCGGCAGTCGACGACCTGAGCTGCGATCCCATTAACGTCAAGGCGGGAACCTACACGGAAGAGATTACTATCGCCCGTGACGTCACGCTGAAGGGCGTTGGGGGAACCTCTATCATCAAAGCCCCGGGGTCGTTCGTGAATTCTCCTCGAGCGATTCTCCATGTCACGTCGGGTGCAACTGCGACCATCGAAAAGTTTAAGATCACGGGCCCCGGCCCTGCCGACGACGGCGATGGTCTCATTGGTGTCTTTGTGGACGATGGAGCCACGGCCACGATCAGAAATAACACTATCACGACGATACGTCCCCCTGGTGCGGCGATCGGCACTAGCGGAAACTTCTTCGGGGTCTGCGTCGGGTCCGCGGCGATGTCTACCACTGGGACTGCAACCATTGTCAAGAACACTATTGGGAACTACCAGGGGGCAGGTATCGTCGTCGATGGAACCGGATCGAGTGCGACTATCGGGGATAACACGGTGCTGGGAACCGGTCTGCATTTTGACGGTCAAGCGGTGGGTCACGGTATTCAGATTAGCCGCGGCGCGGGGGCCGATGTCTCGCATAACCGCGCCCACGATAACAACTACCAGTCTTTGACCCTATCGGCAGGCATCCTGGTTTTCGATGCCGGGGATAGCTTAGTGACCCTCACTCACAACACTACCTTGAGAAATGACATCGGCATCTGGGTGGTGGGGACGGATGACGCGGTGATCGAGCGCAACGGCGCTCGCGACTCGGTCTACGATGGCATTACTTTGGATAACCAGAATGCGACCGATTTGGGACTGGCTGCGGACGAGACAACCGACGGCCATTCGGTACGCAATAACTCGACGACGTTCAATGGCGGCGCGGGGATCGCGTTTTTCTCCTCGAACAACAACACTATCAGCGATAACACCAGCAGCAAAAACGCTGACGCTGGCTTACTGTTGACCTGCGAGTGCGATTACACCGTGAATCCGTTCTGCGCTCCCGGTTGTGGTATCTCCTCGGACTTTCAGCTGAGCGCTCACGACAATACCGTCTCGAAGAATAAGGAAAACAACGGTGGGTTTGGCATCGTGGATGAATCGACCGGGGGTGCTGGCCCGGGTGGGGTGGATAACACCTATACTCCTCTGATCGGCGCCAACCGCAACATCTGTAAGAACAATTCGTTCGATAACTCCTCTCCCGATGGGTTGTGTCAGGAGTAA
- a CDS encoding class I SAM-dependent methyltransferase, translated as MQEQPLSSLLNILRCPKCKHEKLTLSDKDIFCCACRRNFPINGKSVNTKNDFSDFSYEWRRKEETGLLRYSHEVYNSDVTIPKLFEGFIAITLKKEDIILDIGCGILPQKPHYVEDLNLNFYIGLEPLGQEYTRDYFCLAGAVAENVPLRDHCVDAVISATSLDHIENIVAAVAEIKRVLKAEGCIYLWVGLYDPEYMAKAKNFFSVFFKGNLLHKILKLSLPHFVFFKFLIELMMRRHKLTNQVPLDNEHINYFTYERLKAALDEWGLQVKREVVVPGSTSIFVECAALMG; from the coding sequence ATGCAAGAGCAACCGCTGTCCAGTTTACTCAACATTCTAAGATGCCCAAAGTGCAAGCATGAAAAGTTAACTCTGAGTGACAAAGATATTTTTTGTTGCGCATGCAGGAGAAATTTTCCAATCAATGGCAAATCGGTCAACACGAAAAATGACTTCAGCGATTTTTCTTACGAATGGAGAAGAAAAGAAGAAACGGGTCTTTTAAGATATTCTCATGAAGTTTATAACTCGGACGTTACTATCCCTAAACTTTTTGAAGGGTTCATCGCTATCACACTCAAAAAAGAGGATATCATTTTAGATATAGGCTGCGGGATTCTCCCGCAAAAGCCTCACTACGTTGAAGATTTGAATCTCAACTTCTACATCGGACTGGAACCTTTGGGGCAAGAATATACGAGGGATTATTTTTGTTTGGCTGGAGCAGTGGCTGAGAATGTGCCCCTACGGGATCACTGTGTAGACGCTGTCATTTCCGCCACTTCTTTAGACCATATAGAAAATATTGTCGCCGCTGTTGCAGAAATAAAAAGGGTTTTAAAAGCGGAGGGATGTATTTACTTATGGGTCGGCCTCTATGATCCTGAATACATGGCAAAGGCTAAGAATTTTTTTAGCGTCTTTTTTAAAGGAAACTTGTTGCACAAAATTCTTAAACTCTCTCTGCCCCATTTTGTATTTTTCAAATTTCTCATTGAACTAATGATGAGAAGGCATAAACTTACAAATCAAGTGCCGCTTGATAATGAACATATCAATTATTTTACCTATGAAAGATTAAAAGCGGCACTTGATGAATGGGGGTTACAAGTGAAGAGAGAAGTTGTGGTCCCAGGTTCGACTTCCATTTTTGTAGAATGTGCCGCCCTGATGGGTTGA